The window AATCCAGCAAATTTTGCATGTCCAGTAAGCACAGAAAACTTAGGCAAACATAAGTTCATAGAGGAAACACATGTTTCATATGTCAGTTACAGGAAACCTAGTGACCCACTACACCAGCCCTTGGCATTACAGATCTACTACTCCATAAGATTCTTGTTTTAGGGACTTTGAAGTATGTGACAAAATATGGAAATCATGTTctagaagaagaaaaatggaaatggtTGGCCACTTCAGGCAGCGCACGTAAATTAATCATTGCCGAGGTATAACCCAAAAGGGTGAAATGTACTGTGGCAGGGTATATACAGCTAATATCTGAAAAAATAACGAAGTATCAAAAGACTAAGATTCTAAAACTAAGATTAGGGTTTTACTTCTCAACGCTGTTCCCATTTATCGCAGAACAGTAAACAATAGGTGCCCAGTCAAGTACACGAAGCTTCTCTCTTACATCCTGTTCATAATGTGTAGTACTCTCATTGTTCTTGTTTGGGATTGTATCCCACTTGTTCACAACAATGACACATGCCTTTCCCTCTTTCTCAATCCTTTCTGCAATTTTATAATCCTTGGTACCGCAAAAAAAAACACGGTGTTACAGTAAACTATGTATCTACATGAAATGTTTGTGCGCGCATGTGAATGGATTGTTGAGATAAATACCTGCTCCGAGACACAGGCCATCGCTTCAATAACAAGGGCAACTACATCAGATCGACGAATTGCACTAAATGCACGTTTTACTGAAAGTGTTTCAGTTGTGCTGCCAGCAGAAGCAACTGCTGCTCTCCGTCGGATGCCAGCCGTATCGATGAGTTTGTATTTCTGCGGCATTTGAAATATTAGCATACCGGTGTTGGCTGTGTGCTGCGCTAATGAAGCAGCTCTGATGCTTAAACGCTCAAGAGTCTTATGAACAGACCTGCCCATCCTTTATGGTTAACTCAGTATCAATGGCATCACGGGTGGTACCACTAACTGGGCTCACAATAGTTCTATCTTCTCCAACCAAAGCATTTAGAATGCTACTTTTCCCAACATTTGGTCTTCCAACAATAGAAATAGCAGGGACATGGTTTTCGTCTTCTTCAACATCATCCAATTCTTCTAGTACCTGTAATGCCTAAACTTTATATCAAAAAGAACTTCATGAATGTGCCCAATCATTAAAGGAGATGAGTATCATCATGCATGTAAGGCAAGATATTATCTGAACAAATATTACCTCGAACTTTTTCAGCTCCGAACAGACCATATCCAGGAGCTCTCCAGTTCCAGTGCCGGTAATAGCAGATATTGGTAAAGGTGTAAACCTAGCAGGAATAGAGGAAAGATGAACCAAGCAGCAAATAAATATAAATAGGGCCGACTGCATagctaaagaaaaaaaaatcaaactttATGGTAAGAGGGTAACCAGAGTTGGAAGACAATTGATTCTAGCATAAGTTATTGATATTAAATTCTGATACTTTATGCTGTCAAGGTCTATATACAATTTAAACAAGACTAGTACGGCATGTTGTTTGTCTCTTTTATTATAGCAGCACAATCACAAAGATATCAGTACTCGTGTCATGTTTTCATTTGTCGCTATTGACCAAAATATAACCTAAAAGATCATTCCAACATTGAGTAATCTTTTCAAAATGCAAATGAACTGAATCAATGTATCACCATGTGGGCATAGTTTAAGTCGTGCTTTAGGCTCACCCTAATGACCAAAATTCTAATGCTTGCATTTGCCCTTTCCGTGGTGATTCACACTTGTTTACAGCAAGTATGATGCACTTGTGTGAGAAGTTGCGACGTAACCAATCAGCAATTTCTATATCAGCTGCCACAAGCCCAGCCTGGAGGAATTTGAGACCATCATGTTAGTGAAAACAAGCTCTGGAAGTTTATAGTAACAATGTACAGGTAACTAAAAATGATAGTATACTATCACTGCAAGTTATGCATTTTTTTTGTCAAGAAGAATTTTCTCAGGAGCATGAATCAAGAAAAGGCACCAGGGAAAGAAAACTTGAGTCGTTAGGAGGTAAATATTGAGCCGTTCATCTTATAATAAACCGTGCTAGCACGATTAGAAGATCTAATAACAAAAGTAACAGATAAAATAGTTGCTCAAAATATAAGATGATACAACTATAATCGCCTAAACCTGCCTGACCATCCACAAGGAAAAGAAGGACAGCTGCTTCTTCAACAGCAGCAACAGCTTGCTTCTCAATCATTGATGGCATCCTAGCAATAGCAGCTTCTCGAGAGGCCATTGGAATCCCATCCATACCAACAGTAGTTGTAATGGCAAGTTCTTCCATTACACCTGCTTGAGACTTCGATAGAGTAATCACACCCCCAGTATCAATAACCATAAACTCTTGATCACCCCAATAAGATCGTCCATACAAACGATCCCTTGTTACACCAGGTTCATCAACAACGATAGCCCTGTTGCCCTGTTAGATGTcagaacacaatacatatcaatttTTGCATTCGGATCAGACATACAATGGTGTACATTGCAGAAACAAACTGAAGTTATGTTCGTGTAAGTAAGTGGAATACCCCGACAAGCCGATTGAATAGTGCAGATTTACCCACATTAGGTCTACCAATAACAGCCACCTTTGGAAGCTTACTGTCTGGGATCTGAGTCATGGATTGAACAGCAAATCAGTTAACTTTGTTTTCCACAATCCACATTACAACAGTGTCTTCATTAGCATGTCAACTAGACAACTCATTATTAGAACATGAAGATACACCGACATGTTTAGATGTTGATGTCTTATCCCTCATGGTTCTTCTTTTCTCCCGAACATCACCATCTGAAAAATGTCGACATGTAGTCTATGAACCAAGTGAAGTGGATGAAGTAAGCTTTTAGAGTTAAAAAACGGCACATAAGCCTATTCTACTTGAAAAACATAACATTTATAGTTAACAATGTGATTTTGTTGCAATACTTGAAACTAAAGGCTAAACTGTCTATAATTGTCTTGCTAGTTACCAACATCTATTTGACTAGGATCCATACGCAATCATAATAttcattactccctccgtcccataatataagagcgttttttatgaCCAAAAAGAACCGAAGATAAAGGTGCCACACAGTTGAACCAAGCAGAAGGATACTCCACGCTTTCAAATTTCTAAATACATGAGACCTAAACACCACCCATATAACCACCAATTGACACAAAATTCCTCGTCGGGTTGCTATACAGCATTAGGTGTTCAGAGACAAAACTCCGACCACACTGTATTGTATAATTGCAacaagggaaaactttgtttttgccactctagtttttgcctattttgcttatgccactctagaatttgacatatcacttttgccactcttagtttttgacaatacaccacaaatgccattccgtggcaaaagcaataacttttcatttcacttttgccactcttagattttgacaatgtatcacaattgccactctaaaattACTGCTTTTGCCATGGAATGACAATTGTGAtatattgtcaaaaactaagaatggcaaaagtgaaatgttaaATTCTAGAGTGGTATAAGCAAAGTggtcaaaagctagagtggcaaaaacaaagttttcccttgcAACAATGGTATGTTGGGCATTGTTGCCCGAGGCTTCAAAGTTCTCACTATAAATGCAAGGGAATGAATGACGAAGCAATAGTAGTGAAAAGACCAACGATCTCCAGTAATTTGCCTGACCAGAGGCAGCATAGGAACGGCGACCACGGCCACATTAAAATGCCCGCACGAGACATGTGGAGATCAAAATGATAAATATGTCCACTCACCGAGGCGGAGCTCGCGGTCGAGGTGcgcggcgaggtcggcggcggcgcggcgcgcctCTTCCTCCATCGCCTCCACGTCCAATtcctcttcatcctcctcctcgcTGTAAtactcctcatcctcctccccatcttcttcctcctctccattTTCGTAGGCGGGTTGTTGGGCGGCGGCGGTCCGGAGCCCGCGACCGGGCGCGGGCGGAGCGAAGGAGGGCAGCAGCGGGCGAGGGGCAGCAGCCCCGGAGACGAGCGGCAGCAGTCGGGGAGGGTTCGGAGTTTTGGAGGTGGGGTGCACGATAGGCGGCCGCGAGAAGTAAGAAGTGGAGGGCATGGCCATGGCGCGCCGTACAGCGCGAGACCGGGGGAGCGGGAGACGAAAGGGGATAAGGAGGGGAAGCGAGGAGGGGAAAGGGGTTATCGCGAAGTTTATTTTGTAGCGGTAACCATGGGCGCATTTCGTAGCATGCATATCGGCCAGCCACGCTCTTGCCGTGTAGTTTTGGCCCTATCTATATTTTACCATAATATCTAAGTAGTTCATCTTCATTATCTTATTTCTCTTGACATATACTCTATCCATCTCAGCAATTCACTTTCACACCAAAAAATCAACAAATTGTACGATTCAATTATTATTTTGTATTTGTACTTATCCATACCTGGTCACGAAAGCGAGCGACTCTCTTCCACTTCTGTAACTGAGAGATTGAACCAACAATCGAAACGCCGTTTACTCCCTAATAACAATCAAAACGCACCACCGGCCGCATATGGTCATTAGGGGCACCGCATCCTCCTTATTTATTTCCGCTCTTCTCCAGATCCATCCATCCCGACCTTTCCCGTTCTTGCTCTTCCCAAGCCCTCGGTTGCCACGCGATGCACAACGCCTCTGCGGCTCTGCCTGACCTACTTCTGCCATGCGCTTGCGCCTTGCCGCTAGGATAGTGGTTATTCGCAACCAATCGAAGCACCGCGCTGTCGACCTGCCATTGCAGAGGTGTTGCAGTCTTGCAGATCCTAGGAGAACGGCCATGATATGCCTAGCAAAGTCACATATGGCGCCATCTTTCGTGCAGAAGGTGGGAGGAGGCAGATTTGGACCCTTTTTCTTTTGCCCTCATGGGTTCAAAATTATGTAGGTAAACCTTTCATCATATTCCCGTAACCGAGTTTAGCGATTGGTGTCTTTACTGATTCATTTGGGGATAATCAATGAACATCAGATTGGTTGCCGGAGGCAGAACTACCTGAAGATACCCTGATGCATCGGAAGAAAATCTTAGTAATAGTGATTACCGTCCCTATAGAGCATGTGCAGCAGGTAATCCCGATGACAGTGTATCAGGCATAAAATTCTGAGAGAAAAAGACGACGACCTTGTATGCTGTGATATAGTGGGCAGCAAGCCTGGTGGGCAAGGCAGGTCTCGACTTTGTGGGACTGAAGGCCTGCTAAGCTAATTTGAGAAGGAGGTCACAGCGTCGGAATTGGATGCTTTTTAGGCTAATTGGTACACGAGTAGCACGAGTTCGTATCAAAATCAATTAATTATGTATCTCACAAAGTGGCACATCTCTGCGTCAATGCTTCTGCTCCTCATAACATAGGCGACGACTGAAGCAGCAGATGGCCGATGCGCCGTTGGAGGATACGCGCGACATACGCGCGGCAAACACTCCTTACATACTGGCAGGGGTTTCATCTCGGTTGCATTTGGCTCGAGCTGCCACCACTACGACGCCATGCACAGTGtcattgtaacacccacaatgcggctatatctcccacgtgtcgggacacgacttagaggcatagtcgcatggtaggcttgtcgcaagaggggtaatcttcacacatcgcatgtactgaataagaaagggataaagagttggcttacaatcgccacttcacacaatacataaataatcgatacatcatccaaggtacaatcaaatgtccgactacggaaccaaaataaaggaagacaaccacaaatgttagatccccgatcgtcccaactgggctccactactgatcaaccggaaaagacacaaaacaacgatcaagatcttcatcgagctcccacttgagctcggttgcgtcacctgcactggtatcatcggcacctgcaactgtttggaagtatctgtgagtcacgaggactcagcaatctcacacccacgagatcaagactatttaagcttatgggtaggaaagggtggtgaggtggagctgtagcagcactaagcacatatggtggctaacttacacaaataagagtgagaagagaagcaacgcaacggtcgagaagtcagaagtgatcaaaaagtgatcctgaaactacttacgttcaagcataacacaagaaccgtgttcacttcccggacttcgccgagaagagaccatcatggctacacacgcggttgattcattttaattaagttaagtgtcaagttctctatgaCTGGATATTAACaacttcccatctgccacataaccgcggatacggctttcgaaagttcaaaccctgtaggggtgtcccaacttagcccatcacaagctctcacagtcaagaaggatattgcttctcccagaaagacccgatcagtctcggaatcccggttacaagacatatcgacaatggtaaaacaagaccagcaaagccgcccgatgtgccgacaatcccgataggagctgcacatatctcgttctcagggcaacaccagataggtcaagctacgagtaaaaccaaccctcaagttgccccgaggtggccccgcaggctgcccggttcggaccaacacttcgagaagcactgccccgggggggttaaaataaagatgaccctcgggagcgcgactcccaagggaaaagtaggtgatggtgaggcaaatggtaaaatcaaggttggaccttgctggaggagttttattcaaagcgaactgtcaaagggttcccataacagccaaccgcgtaagggacgcaaaatcaaggaacataacatcggtatgacggaaactaggacggcaagagtggaacaaaacaccatgcataaggccgagccttccaccctttaccaagtatatagatgaattgattaaataagatatattgtgatatcccaaacatatccatattccaacaaggaacgaacttcagcttcacctgcaactaacaatgctataagaggggctgagcaaagcgattacttagccaaacaacagtttgctaagaaaggtgggttagaggattgacatggcaacatgggaggcgtgATATAAcaggtggtaggtagcgcgacatagcgatagagggaacaactagcaagcaaagatagaagtgatttcgagggtatggtcatcttgcctgagatctcgcaaggaagaagaacgagtccatgaagaagacaagcagacgtagttgaatgaatcctcacaactccggaatgaaactgagctaacgagagaagcaacccggaaagaagcaagcaacatagtaaacaaccatcacataagcatggcatgatgcacaaccaagtatgatgcatgtccggtttaatgaggcatggcatggcaaagtgcacaaacaatactacaaattaagtggagctcaatatgcaacaagttgcatattgacgaaacaccacattcgattatttagttcactcccgtatatgtacccaacaatattaaatgttgattaacatggaaagaggtgaagcataagtaaactacacacttaagcaagtttaaatgaggctggaaacaacaacaacaattccagaaaatcctcatatgcatatttatggatttggtactgttctgccctaaaccatattttagagttgttaaacatgcaaagtaagtacaccatgttaatctatgcatttttctaccccatttacgtataaagtttatttaaaatgaagctacagttatttagttatgaaataaaacattttagcatggcatctaagcaaattaatgcaaatagcaatttaaacattttaaacataggtgaaagttgcaaattattaatctacacaaaattctaagcattttacatatataatttgttttaatatgatgcaccgtttgtgagttattaaatgcataatgattggggggttttctgcaaaattgTTAGTCTCTAGAGAAATAGACAAAATCGTCCAGACCAGGAAAAAAACTATCGGGCTGAATTTGGCTAGCCCAACAGAGGATAGGCCAGGGGCtactcaccctgggccttgggtgACCTGGCGATGCTGGGCCTTGGTCAACCGCCGAAGGGGAGGCGGCCCAGGTGCGTAGAGTGGTCGCGGTCAACGCTCGAGGCGAGCGAGCGAGATAGGAGTTGTGGGTGCGGTCCTCTACGACAGGCAGCAGAAGCAGAGCAGCGGCGTCGGAGATCTCCGGCGCGGCAGCGAAGGACGGAGGGCGAGAAACCCGGCGCGATGGAGGTCGAGGAGGGGTCTCCTGGCAACGAGCTGCTCCACCGATGGCTTCCCGAGGAGCTTGCCGACGGCAACGGGGCAGGGCGCCGCTGGCTTGGCGCGGAACTTGGCGAATGGCGGCAGAACTTGGCGCGGCGACAGAGCGGGCGGCGT is drawn from Triticum dicoccoides isolate Atlit2015 ecotype Zavitan chromosome 4A, WEW_v2.0, whole genome shotgun sequence and contains these coding sequences:
- the LOC119285813 gene encoding GTPase Der-like isoform X2 yields the protein MAMPSTSYFSRPPIVHPTSKTPNPPRLLPLVSGAAAPRPLLPSFAPPAPGRGLRTAAAQQPAYENGEEEEDGEEDEEYYSEEEDEEELDVEAMEEEARRAAADLAAHLDRELRLDGDVREKRRTMRDKTSTSKHIPDSKLPKVAVIGRPNVGKSALFNRLVGGNRAIVVDEPGVTRDRLYGRSYWGDQEFMVIDTGGVITLSKSQAGVMEELAITTTVGMDGIPMASREAAIARMPSMIEKQAVAAVEEAAVLLFLVDGQAGLVAADIEIADWLRRNFSHKCIILAVNKCESPRKGQMQALEFWSLGFTPLPISAITGTGTGELLDMVCSELKKFEVLEELDDVEEDENHVPAISIVGRPNVGKSSILNALVGEDRTIVSPVSGTTRDAIDTELTIKDGQKYKLIDTAGIRRRAAVASAGSTTETLSVKRAFSAIRRSDVVALVIEAMACVSEQDYKIAERIEKEGKACVIVVNKWDTIPNKNNESTTHYEQDVREKLRVLDWAPIVYCSAINGNSVEKIISAASLVEEERSRRLGTSILNQVVREAVAFKAPPRTRGGKRGRVYYTTQAAVRPPTFVLFVNDAKLFPEPYRRYMHKQLRSDAGFPGTPIRLLWRSRKRTDRQQRRSNTEACSALVALS
- the LOC119285813 gene encoding GTPase Der-like isoform X1, with amino-acid sequence MAMPSTSYFSRPPIVHPTSKTPNPPRLLPLVSGAAAPRPLLPSFAPPAPGRGLRTAAAQQPAYENGEEEEDGEEDEEYYSEEEDEEELDVEAMEEEARRAAADLAAHLDRELRLDGDVREKRRTMRDKTSTSKHIPDSKLPKVAVIGRPNVGKSALFNRLVGGNRAIVVDEPGVTRDRLYGRSYWGDQEFMVIDTGGVITLSKSQAGVMEELAITTTVGMDGIPMASREAAIARMPSMIEKQAVAAVEEAAVLLFLVDGQAGLVAADIEIADWLRRNFSHKCIILAVNKCESPRKGQMQALEFWSLGFTPLPISAITGTGTGELLDMVCSELKKFEALQVLEELDDVEEDENHVPAISIVGRPNVGKSSILNALVGEDRTIVSPVSGTTRDAIDTELTIKDGQKYKLIDTAGIRRRAAVASAGSTTETLSVKRAFSAIRRSDVVALVIEAMACVSEQDYKIAERIEKEGKACVIVVNKWDTIPNKNNESTTHYEQDVREKLRVLDWAPIVYCSAINGNSVEKIISAASLVEEERSRRLGTSILNQVVREAVAFKAPPRTRGGKRGRVYYTTQAAVRPPTFVLFVNDAKLFPEPYRRYMHKQLRSDAGFPGTPIRLLWRSRKRTDRQQRRSNTEACSALVALS